A portion of the Oncorhynchus gorbuscha isolate QuinsamMale2020 ecotype Even-year linkage group LG19, OgorEven_v1.0, whole genome shotgun sequence genome contains these proteins:
- the LOC124005298 gene encoding protein rapunzel-like, with the protein MAGQLQKIVAEKKNVVETVMEVFEQGAEVVASIAGDLFPVFAIAAPIVKLALDNVESKEAAFMKEQFQKVRERLEVVSEEMQRINEEIKKSGADAAYFSVEENISNQFRKYMDILNAKPKFREVKKKLFMEHFVKTGGDKNLHTLYSAVTGDNFSGESVLEITLNYEEKSRRAMEDFCARLKKLFCIGLIALMGYTALKDCDDEEKLLQDWGEKMKDVQVKMNAVIEDCITSFPKQAELDSRRLVRDHSDLSNQQLADAILEKLKRKYDWVCWSVRIFSSPSGLFSNKKDLQCPTGKNRFQVPATDEKLNVMVSYSASPEPLNKAHIQQLIQGQKKLTVVGTAELLFEQLPGPCAVHTVKNFKDLACVWSFAEELHYWEEHKNFYVCVHYN; encoded by the coding sequence ATGGCCGGCCAGCTACAGAAGATCGTAGCAGAGAAGAAGAATGTGGTAGAGACTGTAATGGAAGTGTTTGAACAGGGAGCTGAGGTGGTGGCCAGTATCGCAGGTGACCTCTTCCCTGTTTTCGCCATCGCTGCTCCCATCGTGAAATTGGCCCTGGACAATGTGGAGAGCAAGGAAGCTGCGTTCATGAAGGAGCAGTTCCAGAAAGTTCGTGAACGCCTGGAGGTGGTTTCAGAGGAGATGCAGCGTATTAACGAGGAGATCAAGAAGAGCGGAGCGGACGCTGCCTACTTTTCTGTAGAGGAGAACATCTCCAACCAGTTCCGCAAGTACATGGACATCCTCAATGCCAAACCCAAGTTTCGTGAGGTCAAGAAGAAGCTTTTCATGGAGCATTTTGTCAAAACAGGTGGCGACAAAAACCTACACACCCTCTATAGTGCCGTGACGGGAGACAACTTCTCTGGAGAGTCAGTGTTGGAAATTACTCTTAACTATGAAGAGAAAAGTCGACGCGCAATGGAAGACTTCTGTGCCAGGTTGAAGAAACTCTTTTGCATAGGCCTCATCGCTCTGATGGGCTACACCGCTCTAAAGGACTGCGATGACGAAGAGAAGCTTCTACAAGACTGGGGTGAAAAGATGAAGGATGTACAGGTGAAAATGAATGCTGTCATTGAGGACTGCATCACCAGTTTCCCCAAGCAGGCTGAACTGGATTCCCGGAGGTTGGTTAGGGACCACTCTGACCTGAGCAACCAGCAGCTGGCAGACGCCATTTTGGAGAAGCTGAAAAGAAAGTATGACTGGGTGTGCTGGTCTGTCCGTATATTCAGCTCCCCTTCGGGCCTGTTCTCCAACAAAAAAGACCTCCAGTGCCCCACAGGAAAAAATCGCTTTCAGGTGCCAGCGACAGACGAGAAGCTGAACGTCATGGTGTCCTACAGTGCCTCACCCGAGCCTCTGAACAAGGCCCACATCCAGCAGCTGATCCAGGGTCAGAAGAAACTCACTGTAGTGGGTACAGCTGAGCTCCTGTTTGAGCAGTTGCCAGGTCCATGTGCAGTCCACACGGTCAAGAATTTCAAAGACCTGGCCTGTGTCTGGAGCTTTGCCGAAGAGCTACACTACTGGGAGGAGCACAAGAACTTCTATGTTTGTGTTCACTACAATTGA
- the LOC124005297 gene encoding uncharacterized protein LOC124005297 — MTSVAEWLVQNRGKIEKGVEIMGQASAVLAATVGQLHPVLEAVFVASSEILSNPEGQDARYLTEQFSMVNQKLEGIQAEIEQIALELQRTSLNKQNFDREAQMLSQYEKFQDFVNAKPKFKEKKMEKFLSHYENTDADLNLDALYNAVTGDNTSGDPMLETVVSTEQRSRRAVEDFCARLKKLFVVGIIAVMGYASLKEGVVGDEMVKKWQERMEDVETRMKAAVDDCTENFADQAKLDMEHHLQEKPGSVDLDFTKSLLDTLIKKFDWVSWSIRVFNDKERIFFFNWLAGKKYHGSRGGANYFDVLTKNNIKVVISFSVQPKPINKGQIQQEIEGQKLKGNMLNVAQVLSRSLPNCLVHAVSHYKEVVESNNFQEDCYYYGKHKKAYLCVHPE; from the coding sequence ATGACCAGTGTGGCAGAATGGCTCGTGCAGAACAGAGGCAAGATCGAGAAGGGAGTGGAGATCATGGGACAGGCCTCCGCAGTCCTGGCAGCCACTGTGGGCCAGCTCCATCCCGTCCTTGAGGCTGTGTTCGTAGCCTCCTCTGAGATCCTCAGCAACCCTGAAGGGCAGGATGCCCGCTACCTGACTGAGCAGTTCAGCATGGTTAACCAGAAACTGGAAGGCATCCAGGCTGAGATCGAACAAATCGCCCTGGAGCTGCAGAGGACCTCCTTGAATAAGCAGAACTTTGACCGTGAGGCACAAATGCTCAGCCAGTACGAAAAGTTCCAGGACTTTGTCAACGCCAAGCCCAAGTTCAAAGAGAAGAAGATGGAGAAGTTCCTCAGCCATTATGAGAACACGGACGCGGACTTGAACCTGGACGCGCTCTATAATGCCGTTACCGGGGACAATACCTCAGGTGACCCCATGCTGGAGACAGTGGTTTCCACAGAACAAAGGAGTAGAAGGGCGGTAGAAGATTTCTGCGCCAGGCTTAAGAAGCTCTTTGTGGTGGGCATCATTGCTGTCATGGGTTACGCCAGCCTCAAGGAAGGGGTTGTGGGGGATGAGATGGTGAAGAAGTGGCAGGAGCGTATGGAAGATGTTGAGACCCGCATGAAAGCAGCGGTGGATGATTGCACAGAAAACTTTGCGGATCAGGCCAAACTGGACATGGAACATCATCTTCAGGAGAAACCTGGCAGTGTTGACCTTGACTTCACCAAATCCCTATTAGACACCCTTATTAAGAAATTTGACTGGGTGAGCTGGTCTATCAGGGTCTTCAATGACAAGGAGCGCATTTTCTTTTTCAACTGGCTAGCTGGAAAGAAGTACcatggaagtagaggaggagcTAATTACTTTGATGTGTTGACCAAGAACAACATCAAAGTGGTGATCTCTTTCAGTGTTCAGCCTAAGCCTATCAACAAGGGTCAGATCCAGCAAGAGATTGAGGGGCAGAAACTGAAGGGGAACATGTTGAATGTGGCTCAGGTCCTCAGCAGAAGTCTCCCCAACTGCTTGGTGCATGCTGTCAGCCACTATAAGGAAGTGGTGGAGTCCAACAACTTCCAAGAGGATTGTTATTACTATGGAAAACACAAAAAAGCTTACCTATGTGTTCATCCTGAGTAG